TCCGCGGTTTCTGGGTACGTTGGGACGGCGGCATTATCTCAGCTGGTCGGGAAGGAGAAGCTATTCCTTTCCTTTCTTGGGCAGATCCCGAACCTTTCCCGATCGCATTTGTCGGAGTATGCACTGGCTGGGGTGCAACTGGCTCTTGGAAGATTGAAGGTATGCTACTAATCCGTCCAACGATCATCACATAAAATGTACCCAACAAATGAAATTATACCCTTTATTATCGGTACAGATGGGGCTGAATTCAATACTCCGGACAGCTTAGAGTATAAATTCGGACCCGTTGTATCTGGATCTCTGAAATTTGAATATCGCGGTCCCCACAACTGCCATGTATCCCTGACGCAAGCACCCGCAGAGGTGGACCCTATGTACGAAATTATCCTCGGTGGTTGGGAGAACACCAAGTCAGTTATTAGACACTGCAGACAGAAACCAGACAAGGTAGTATAATATGTTAATGTCGTTTTCGTCGTTGTATTGTGTGTCTGGACCCTCCGTTTAAATCTCAATGTTGACCCGTAGGTTGAGGTACCGACCCCAGGCATTATGAATCCTAATGAGTTCAGGAAATTCGCAATCGAATGGAGGTGCGGCAGAATTTTGGTCCGCGACGGCGAGTCGGGCGAGGTTATTATGGAGTGGGTAGACCCGGCGCCCTTCGGTATCACGCACTTCGGCGTGCGAAGTGCCTGGGGAGCCCGCGGACAATGGCGTATTTCTCATTTCAACAACGGCGCTCAGCCACGTTGAGTTGTCTTTCCAGATATTGAGAATGCTTTTGGGTGTTAATTGCTGACTTCTAATCCGCATTCAATACAATTCAATTCTAGTTTTATAATTGTCGTgagaaaactaaaattttaatctttgtacACAACACCACCTTGTTCgactaacaataaaatttatagaatCAAGATAATTGTTACGTGTTTGGATTTCTGACATTAGATAGATCTGTTGGTATATGAAGTCTGCATCTGGATGTGTTGAATTGGTTTTTGGTATGTTGGGTACATTTTGTGACTAAGCTTTACAGACTTTTTTTCTTGCATCCTTTTTGGGTTATTATGCATCCTTACTGTTTAAGTGTCTTTGGACTTTTGTTTACTTCTAAATACTTGATGTCACTCAATTTCTTCTTGTCCTTAACTCATGAACCACCATACCAAAGAAAATGAGACTTCACAaagcattataatatattgtctgcATGTCTTGCAATAAACTCactttaattcataatttatttctcattaaatcattaacataaataacaataatgtacAGTCACAACatacattatttgtattatcCCTCCATCTTACTCCTTAAGAACAAAATCTTCAGacccaatatttttaaaatacatgtaattGATCTGCATTTAATTGCGTTTTATCGCTTTCATATTCAGTcactttagtatttttatttcgctCCTTCGTACCTCTTTTATTGCTCTCCCTCTTTTcgtatatgaataaaaaaactaacattattttacataaaatttcagTGCAACCAAGCGCACCCGTAGCCGCACCTTTGTACGCTGCCCCGCCCGGTTACCCCGGAGCTGGCGCCCCGATTGTGGCCGGTATCGGCAACTGGGTAAATGCGACCTCAGGACAAGTACCTCCCGGCGCAGTCGTCGGAGGACAAGACTGCAATGGTGAACCACTATACGTCGCTAGGGCACAGCACGAAGGTGCTGTCATCCCCGGAAAACTGTGCAGCTCACATGGTTGTGCTTTCGTGCCTTGGGGAGGCATGGAGCACGGCAAAAACGAATATCAGGTTTGTTACCTTTACGATCACTGCTTAAAATCGTTAATTGGTTATTTATAATctcatatgtatatttaatatgtGATCTACGTTTTACAGGTTTTGGTCGGTGGGCCCAACAACTGGGTGCGCACAAATGGCTCTAACGTGCCCCCTGGAGCGTTCCCCGGCGGAGAGACCGAAGACGGTGAGCCTCTTTACATCGGCCGCGTCAACCACGAAGGCAGCCTGACCACCGGCAAGGTGCAGCAGTCCCACGGCGTCTGCTACATCTCCTTCGCAGGACAAGAACTGGGTTTCCCCGAATACGAAGTCCTCATGCCCTAAGTTATATCGGTGTTAATTGAATCTCGATATTTGTTCGTACGAGTAACTTAAGACTTGCTTTCACAACTTATATGATCAATTAAATAATGCATAATTATTTAGATATCATATGTATCTCGATTCGTATTTTGTCACGCTGTGCCTGTTCGTACGTACGagaatgttaattatttactgCACTGcataatattaagttatttggTGTTAAAATGCTAGGATCACTTAAGTAtcgaaaaatataagtaatatttttgttaaattattattaaaatatttacaaattttatatttttctttaattaacataaaccCTATGTCTACCTTTACTTATATACTATACACCCTAATGCCaagaaattgatttaaaaaataattaagaaactagTTGCTTTAAGactataacaaaataatcatgACAAGTGGAATAAATGTGCCTCTGTTTTGAATTGTGCCTCTTGGCCAATAGAAGTTTTTGgggtattttaatgaaagtagTGCAAAAATACATAGGAAAACCTGGAACACGAAACGGAATGGACTAAACTAATAAAGACAAGTCGCTATAACACGAAACTATGGCAAACTGTGGTTTACACTGAATAAAAGTTCAGTCTAACATGATTTCACATACTTAGTAGGcctatgtattaaaaaatgtaggtaatgaGTGAGTGACTTGTGTGGCAATATCTTAACGACTGTTTTCGCGGTGACGCGCTACTGGCCGTCCCTGAATCGTTATTATCGTCCAGGACACAAAGATCTACTACGTTCTTGCCTCAGATTGCCCATTGAGCACCATTACACTAAGGCTTATAGGTTTGTGTGCGCTTATATACTGAGTACCTATTCAGTAACGTATTCAGAGTAAATAACAGCAATATTCAGTAAGTAATTTTTTGCTTCTACccaacatataattttaaaaaggcaGTCAGACAAGCTTAGACATGAAACAGAAAATCGTCGTCACAGTCAGTCatattaatattcttgtttCCTGTACCTTTTAGTAAAATCGATAGGGCTGCCAACCTCCAATAGAAAGACAATAAACCTTGTTTCTCTCTTTTTTATCTGTGACTTCATCGGAAAACTCAATATcaaacaaatgtcaaaattttagttttgttgttaCTCATTATTCATTCTTAGTATTTCGGGCAGACGTTGTACGATaactaagtatttatatttacgtgtgaaaaatagaaaatacccaactcattaaatacataatcaCGACAAAATAGTAACAAACCATGGGTGAACAATTTGgtaagatatttaatatttctgttgctatttttttatttattctgatatattattaataaggtctctattatatttaatgattgCCTGTGTAATGTATAATATTGTTGCACAATTTCGAATAAATACTAAAGTTATGATTCACTCGTTTTCACAGCACTTACCACTTGGCCTAGACATCATAACATATTTTACAGAATCACAAGTAGTGCCATCAATTTTGAAGTTAAAGCGCCTGGAAATGCTGGCATTGGATTGTCCAGCAAGGCTGGGCCAACATGTG
This sequence is a window from Trichoplusia ni isolate ovarian cell line Hi5 chromosome 8, tn1, whole genome shotgun sequence. Protein-coding genes within it:
- the LOC113496986 gene encoding uncharacterized protein LOC113496986 isoform X1 — encoded protein: MANIMDLATEDKLEYHFFPVSSGSVQFKVRTANDAHIALTMGPAESDPMVEIFLGGWGNTKSVIRRNRTKPDKVEIETPGILNGGEFRGFWVRWDGGIISAGREGEAIPFLSWADPEPFPIAFVGVCTGWGATGSWKIEDGAEFNTPDSLEYKFGPVVSGSLKFEYRGPHNCHVSLTQAPAEVDPMYEIILGGWENTKSVIRHCRQKPDKVEVPTPGIMNPNEFRKFAIEWRCGRILVRDGESGEVIMEWVDPAPFGITHFGVRSAWGARGQWRISHFNNGAQPLQPSAPVAAPLYAAPPGYPGAGAPIVAGIGNWVNATSGQVPPGAVVGGQDCNGEPLYVARAQHEGAVIPGKLCSSHGCAFVPWGGMEHGKNEYQVLVGGPNNWVRTNGSNVPPGAFPGGETEDGEPLYIGRVNHEGSLTTGKVQQSHGVCYISFAGQELGFPEYEVLMP
- the LOC113496986 gene encoding C3 and PZP-like alpha-2-macroglobulin domain-containing protein 8 isoform X2 gives rise to the protein MANIMDLATEDKLEYHFFPVSSGSVQFKVRTANDAHIALTMGPAESDPMVEIFLGGWGNTKSVIRRNRTKPDKVEIETPGILNGGEFRGFWVRWDGGIISAGREGEAIPFLSWADPEPFPIAFVGVCTGWGATGSWKIEVQPSAPVAAPLYAAPPGYPGAGAPIVAGIGNWVNATSGQVPPGAVVGGQDCNGEPLYVARAQHEGAVIPGKLCSSHGCAFVPWGGMEHGKNEYQVLVGGPNNWVRTNGSNVPPGAFPGGETEDGEPLYIGRVNHEGSLTTGKVQQSHGVCYISFAGQELGFPEYEVLMP